One window of Pieris rapae chromosome 14, ilPieRapa1.1, whole genome shotgun sequence genomic DNA carries:
- the LOC111002081 gene encoding zinc finger protein 511, with translation MQDLLEKLTVYGVGKRKLDDVLFVNEFPPKVLGVYDVDDEELCHEIITSTCSIPGCKYTTDSLLDFENHYNSRHRYSCCECKKILPSPHLLDLHLQETHDSFFAVSALKKPSYCCYIEECKEKFLSPDERMDHGVKIHKIPKDFRFDQKPKKKKNKSDAMDVDTEKKFMFCNNRNKSFKYSGKKFTNDTKANSSVDIDMVVNSLRENLPQ, from the exons ATGCAAGATTTGCTAGAAAAACTCACAGTTTACGGCGTGGGGAAACGGAAACTTGATGATGTCTTATTCGTGAATGAGTTTCCGCCTAAGGTTCTCGGGGTTTATGATGTTGATGATGAAGAGCTATGCCATGAAAT aataacATCAACATGCTCGATACCAGGATGTAAATACACAACTGACTCCTTGTTGGATTTCGAGAATCATTACAACTCTAGGCATAGGTACTCATGCTGTGAATGTAAGAAGATACTGCCTTCACCACACTTGCTCGATCTTCATTTACAAGAAACGCACGACTCCTTCTTTGCAGTTAGTGCTTTAAAAAAGCCATCG tATTGCTGTTACATAGAAGAATGTAAAGAGAAGTTTTTGTCACCAGATGAAAGAATGGATCATGGtgtaaaaattcacaaaatacCTAAAGACTTTAGATTCGATCAAAAgccaaagaaaaagaaaaacaaatctgATGCAATGGATGTGGATACTGAGAAGAAATTCATGTTTTGCAATAACAGgaacaaaagttttaaatattcggGCAAAAAGTTTACAAATGACACAAAGGCTAACAGTTCAGTTGACATTGACATGGTTGTGAACAGTTTAAGGGAAAACTTAccacaataa